Proteins encoded by one window of Dialister pneumosintes:
- a CDS encoding metal ABC transporter permease — protein sequence MSLFIEMISYPFMVRAFIVGILVSLCASLLGTSLVLKRYSMIGDGLSHVGFAALAIAYAFHQKPLTIAIPACIVAAFLLLQIKDSSRVKGDSATALLCSGSLAIGVMTISLTTGMNTDVCNYMFGSILAMTSDDVYLSVGLSLFVMVLFVWFYNRIFAVTFDESFATATGVPSRRYNLVIAFLTSITIVLGMRMMGALLISSLIVFPSLTAMQLCHRFKTTIIVSAFLSVFCFITGITISYVYSVPTGACIVVTDIVMFFLAIAMRKTKEKGWIS from the coding sequence ATGAGTCTTTTTATAGAAATGATAAGCTATCCGTTTATGGTACGAGCATTTATTGTAGGGATACTGGTTTCTTTATGCGCTTCTCTTTTAGGTACTAGTCTGGTACTGAAACGATATTCCATGATTGGTGACGGTCTTTCTCATGTAGGATTTGCCGCTTTGGCTATTGCCTATGCTTTTCATCAAAAACCTCTTACGATTGCTATTCCTGCTTGTATCGTAGCAGCTTTTCTTTTGCTTCAAATAAAAGATAGTTCTCGTGTTAAAGGGGATTCGGCAACGGCTCTTTTATGCAGTGGCTCACTGGCTATCGGGGTAATGACAATTTCACTTACTACCGGTATGAATACAGATGTATGTAATTATATGTTCGGAAGTATTCTTGCGATGACTTCTGATGATGTATACTTATCAGTAGGACTTAGTTTATTTGTTATGGTACTCTTTGTATGGTTTTATAACCGTATTTTTGCAGTAACCTTTGATGAATCTTTTGCGACAGCAACCGGAGTTCCTTCACGTCGGTATAATTTAGTGATTGCATTTTTGACATCGATTACCATTGTGCTTGGTATGCGTATGATGGGAGCGCTACTGATTTCCAGTTTAATTGTGTTTCCCTCACTTACAGCGATGCAACTTTGTCATCGATTTAAAACAACCATTATCGTATCTGCTTTTTTATCTGTATTCTGTTTTATCACAGGTATTACGATTTCATATGTCTATTCAGTACCGACCGGAGCATGTATTGTCGTGACGGATATTGTGATGTTCTTTTTGGCAATTGCCATGAGAAAAACAAAAGAAAAGGGATGGATTTCATGA